The DNA sequence aataattaaatcatgtGTGCGTAGCACGAGTGCTTTAATTATCggcatccgaacgactgctcatattttattaactgataaaattattggaacatatttattatttcgattctaacaacgcaaataattcgcattttacagtactacatgttcAGCGTAATGCGTCATTCGgatcatatgcagttacaatttactCCCATGGTTAggaagtgttgcatagccaatggaacgtatagatatttgttcattttttattagaattttgagaagtatttataaactagttatctaacagcttgcaaattatttatgaacagaataatcaAATAAGGTTAGTTGACCCTATATTACGAGTTacaagcttaacttttatatgacgtcacatcattatgacgtcataatttatgtcatacatttatgacgtcaccacTGAATCATAATTgggctaattgaattcgctcttagagatcaaaacgtgttttacggtcctacacataagtcaatatgactttttatcataattatgattttgaaatgttgttttcaaccatttggccctgaaataattcgtatgtaatggaagagaagtagaatctcttatgtcacagtcgtagggggtgaaatgtaacagacaaccatattttatcgtagattcatgtatacgCGATTTCGCTaggtttatatagcaattgctgcggatcgataaacaacggttgacgcgcggacagGTAAGagaccattatgacgtcaattatgacgtcatatcgctgcatgacgttcgatacattactcctcgcgtaaacgaagtccagtataatatctattgaattttatcaatgagcatgtcagaatgaaaacaatcaaggccttcttgttatttatcgtctaatttaccacggttcatcgttcagatgcttcagtatttaaccactcgggctaacgccctcgtggttcaattcctacgcatctgaacgctgaaccgtggtaaatcagacgataaacaactcgaaggccttgattatttgctaaataacATTTATTGCAACTTTCATTTCAGAGTGCCAAACAAAGACAGGGCATTAATTTGTCTGATGAGGGacactgaaaataaaactgtaacaaCGGAAGATATTATCCATATAAAAGCCTTACGATCATTTAAAAAGAACAAGTTTACTTTGTTTAATACCTAAGgagcatatttttattttgtgttgcctCTCAATACTGTTGTATCTATTTAATGCAAAAAATTGATAAACCCAGTATagtgatttttttatgaaaggaCAATTTTCGCAAGACCCGTAGAATTAACCTTGTTACTTATGCCAATATAACTTGCCCTCAGAATAATTCATAACAGTTGTTAAATCGAACAACATGTGTATTTGTCAACAATATCGAATATATTAAGGAAATGTTGTTGTTTAACAGCTGTGTGGACAGCTTTTTATTCGGCTTGAAAATCGTGTCTCTTAGACGGAAATTCAGACACAAAATAGAGGAAATTCCTACACGCGTGTCAAAATTTCGTCTGCTGCAGTACGTATTAGTATGAGTAGACAAATACGTACGCTTTACCAAATGATAATTGTTTCAGCAATAACTCattatttcttattcataacACGATGATTATAAGTTCATCTGATTATTAAAGTAAGAGGCAGTTGTTGACCGAATAAAAACATGCCCACTTTAATTCCGTCTAGCTCAGCAGTATGATGATGGGCATGGCCACATTCCGCTTTTGATTGGAGAGAAAAGGAAAGAAGTGTATACCATATGAAAAACGTTGATAATGACAATCGTTTTGCTTGCAATGCCTTCCAGcgtatgtttttttttgattggcgCTTACAATATACACATTcagatttatttgtatttttggtctaggaacattttcaaaagtatttcaattGGTAACGAAAACTTATCACAACTTGTAATAGACAGAGTTGAgttgatgttttatttattggGAAAATGGGATTGTGTTACTGTGTTATTCATGGGATCTGGATTGTTTAGCTTCAGGTGATTCATAAAGTCTATGATGATACATTGAAAGTGAAAAGTTGCATTAAATATAAGCTATTAGGCTATCTCTTTTGATTAGATCAGCAATGTATATATGAGGTAATTAACAAAGTACTCGCAACAGAATAATATTGATATAAAGTATACAAATGAAGAAGATTATATACTTtaatcatataaataaaatgaaatgccaATTTGGTTTTCGTAAAATTATTAATCTTTCTGCTTGTATATGTACATTCTTTGATAAAGATTTAATTATTATCAAACTTAATTCAATCGACTGAAGTCAATATTAGGTCTATTCCAAAATACTTTTCAACTGAATAGGTCTCAAACACGTTTCATacttaattgaatatttcaaCACTATTTACGGTACAGCCGTTCATCATAAAACGTGTCACATTAACTCGCATATTGCATTTCCTGGATCATCGGTTGTATAAACTTTACACTGTTACAAAATAGTAAATGCATTTCAGTTTCTATTTTTGCCATTCTACAGCACAAAAATGATAATACGTAATTTCCCGAATACTTAAAGTCATAGCTAGGATAATCAGATGCATATGTGTATACATATCACACTCTTGAAAGTGCGACACAAATAAACATCTACTTATGAGTCATGTAGGATTGAGGGTGGTAATTTGCATTGTTTCATTACGAACAATAGGCAATTCAGACACAGTATGATGAGTTTCTGTAAAGAAACCTGTAAATGGGAGTATATGAAAAGGAAATAAACAAGTAATACatgcatatttattatttctgaaaCATATTCAACACATGTGTCTGTTAAATGAAAAGATAGTAAATAGAGTACTCGATCCTCAAAGATATCTGCTAAAGAAAATTGACCGCGTTATGATAAAATGGAAAAACAGCATGTGACAGTTGATTTATCAGTAAGGATTTTAAATTGAATAACTACTTACAGTGCCTATATAAGAAGAGGAACCTTGGAAAATTCTagaatatatacatttcaaatcgACCTACGACGGAAAAATTTACGTTAAATATAGATTGAGACGTAGTAGTGCCGTTATTATGATTTGAAGATTAATTCGTAAATATTGATTCTTTTTCATCGTGTTCATAACTTTAAATATGGCAGCTGTTTATTCAAATGTTATTATGGACGTTAAAGACGTCAGAGCAGTAGAAAGGGTTTTTGCTGATATGAAAGTAGAATTGAGATTACGTATAAATATTAATGAGATAATTATAACTTTAAGAAAACTGAACTTTATCGACGACTGGGTACTTAAATTATTCAGGGATCATTACACAATGACGGATATGTCAGAAGGAAAAGCACTTGTACGATTCAACAGATTCCTTTGGGAAATAAGTGATTTTCTTTCTTTCGAACAACTTTTAACAGTCTTTCATGATTCTGgatatcaaaatgtcacaaacaGATTACTATCAGTGAGAGAGAATTCCAAACTGGAAATAAAGCCTAAGCAAGATCAAATGACGAGAATGGGAGCTCAAAACATGCATACTGAGGTTATTGTGTATCATCCGACTACCAGCTATTTTAACGAAGCTTTTACATATTGTCATGAACCTACACGATATAGTCAAAATGAAATACCGAGACCAATATCAAGATATCGACTTCCACATGCTGAACATTTGAATAGgttttatttagatttgaaattaCGGGTAGATAATAATTCTTTAAGTAATAGATTAACAAATGGAACTCGAAAATTTCTTGAACAAATGATCTCTAATCTCGATACGATGTTAAGTTCCTGTGAGAATCCAAGACGAATCCAGTTCTTATTAGATAAGCGTGTAGTTCTTTATTTTCTATTAGCTCAGCTGTGCGCCGACTTTAATGAACGAATGAATATTTTGAGACGTCTTCATGACTCCATGCCCCATGGAGTAGACAGGACCATGTTCAATTCTGTATATCATTCGAATATGGCCGTTAGTTGGGCGATGAAAGGTAATATCACAACAGCATTAAAGCATGCAGCTATCACAAGAGAAGACAGTTTTTCTTGCTCGCCGTGTCTTCCGGTATATGTTGCTATGATTGGCGCTCATATCACACATACTGAGGTTTATTTGTGTGACAGATCTGAAGACTATCTGAAAAGGGCTTTAATGGACTACGAATATGTCTCTCAACTTGTTAAGGAAGCGTCACAAGAAGAACATATAGTTTGGAAAAGTGGAACGTTGTTGATAATGGCATCGGCGTTGCTTGGCATTAAATTCTTTTCGAAAGTGTGTGATGATAACAAATATATAGACATTGAAAATGTAGAGAAAGCAAGACATATTTTGGCTGCAGTGCGTAAATTGAAGTCACTTCCAAAACACAGAGAACTTAAGTTGTATGTCTGTATGGGGAAACTTCACGACATAGATGGGAACATAAGTGACGCTGTTAAATATATTCGAAAGGCTCGTGCGTTAGCTGATAGAAGTTCATCAAGTGTTACTGAGAAATCAAATATTAGCGCATACCTGAACCGTTTACAGAATCAACACGCTGGTTAAAGTTGTTTACCAGGAGACCAGGGAGTTCTTGTATCATTTCGGCAATCACTTGTTACGAGGTTTAGAAGGACACGAAGGAACATCATTTCAGGACTACAGAGGACAATGATAAGCATTTTGTTCCAACTAGTGTTACACATCAAAGACAAAAATGACCGTTTAAGTTGACTCGTCTGCAATTtgtatttatgtttcttttaacTTTGTTGCAACATTGGGTATGAACATGTTTCATATAATCAGTATTCAATACGTGTGCATCTTTGTTTGCATATAATATGTGTATACTATTTTGCATTTGTCTTAAAATTCTTAAAGAGTGAATGAAATGGTGTAGCGCCCATTTCGCACAGTATGCGGAATGCAAAAAAGAATCCCGGTATGTTTGTTGCCAAAACAAGATTTACTAAACTATAGCATCTATATACGCCGTATGTACACGAATGATATTGAAACTGTTCATAATTTAATGTTCTCAAGAACAGTTTTTCCTGCAAGGATTTCATTCATAATTGTGCATTGATCCATCTTTTGTTTCTGTTATGATTGTTTAATATCATTAGGAAAGcatttattttcatacaaaagtCATCTTAATCACTTAAACATTGAGGGCTGTGGTTACTTTTTTACgcatttaataaaattatatcaaaaattaCCTGAACTACGATGTATGCTTTGGCAATTAAAGTcgttaaatgaaactaataaaaATACTGATAAACTAAAATACAATAATAGGAGTCAgggttttgaaatatttaagattATCTGATCAGCATTCAGGACGTTTTCATGAAGGAAATCGTGGTGGACAGTATAAAGGTAGGACAAATCATATGCCCGGATCTTCTGCTTGTATGTGAGTCCTCTTAACCAAAGCAAAATAAAAAGCAAGAGTAGATTTCCAGGATACACAGAATACCCCAAATACCAGTGTGACTGGAAATAACGtttatgtatataattaaaaaatcagtttttttttctttaactatCCTTGTTCATACTGTCTTTAAAAAActctttttgaaaatgtaaagGATCATGAGAGAACACGTTTAAAGATTTTACTTCCtcacgccaaaaaaaaaaaaacgtcattgTTTGTGCTCCACTGGAAAAATGCTTTtgttgatttattatatatatgtggCTTTAAATGCGAATACCAAGTTTGTAAAGCACTGAATTTATCTTTAATGCAGCCAAAAAGTACAAAACCGTACAAAAGAACGTTCTTTAAGAGGCATATAGATGAAGGGTACGCTAGCTGTTTTTATATACATGGTAGTgttaaaaagtacaaatttcGAATATAACgttgttctttttttgtttttgttttgtaataatgataataaaatacatatacccTGATACCAATATACCGGTATACCCAAAATAACTTTTGTACATGGCGATACATGtgctttaaaagaaaatgataagCGTTGCAAACACACACAAACTTTTAacgtaataaaaatatttataaatatctgaCTGACCAATAACACCATGCAAACATGAAACTGATGTTTTCAGGTATTTCAAAGTACGGTATGTACGAGTATTTCGAAATATTTACATTGTCGGACAAATACTATTATCAATTTGGTGTGAGGTTAATAactaattatattatataaatgacttTAATTACACTTAGATACTATTAGAATATAAATCATTGTGGACCGAACTCATGAACACATTGTGAATTTGACTTTGAGAATCAGGAAATCCCACTGTAAATTCCCGTGCTAGCAACAGTTGTGTTTCAGTCTAAATTGTGCATGACTAATACATTGTAATTCTTAGAAAAGAAAGCGAAAGAAGAAAGAAGACTCAAAGCTGATTGCACTTGATGACATGGTCACATACATTAAATGCATATATACATTACAAATACGTTTTGTATTTGATGTATGCATACTGAAACGCTTATCCAACTGTGTATGAAGAAGAAAGtagtttgttttctttaaaaatcctttttagtgttttatgtctaatttgattttataattcaGTACCTTTTCGTTTACTTTTTAATAAAAGGAGAACAAGGACGTGTGTTTAAGTGTCCCATAAAAAGGGTTTATAAAAGAAATGTTGcaaagaaagaaaattttgaaagacTCTAGATATTAAATATAGACTAGTTCAAACTGAGGTGATTGTCCAGTCAATAAAGTAAATTTTGCTGGACgcagatgttttacaaattcacAGTTTTATCAAATACAGCTTCCTAAAGCCTTACAGAGTTTGTAAACAACACTTTTTCGCAgaagtatttgtttttcatacacgAAAGTAGAATTTCATACACCTTATCATGATTTAAGTAGTATATTTGTTACATAATGATTACGTTTACCATTTTTAACATTACTTAGTCTAGTAGCTCTAGTAAATTCTTAATAATTGTAActattgagaaatatatatatatatatatatatatcttatgaGATGTTCAGAAATATATATGTACATCTTATGTGAAATTGCTTGGGTTACATTCTAATGTACATAGATCTATGAGAGATATTACATTACTAAATTTAAAATCAtctcttcgttttttttttacctataaCAAACAttataagagagagagagagagggagagagagagagagagagagagagagagagagagagtatcaACCGTTGGAGAAAACAGGGAATAGGGAATTACCTTACTTTGAATGCCAAATATACATTTACTGGCATGAGacatattttcaataaacatCAGTAAAGACGTATTAACgtatacaaataaatttaaaggGACAAATAAAGGCGCTCTGTGAATATGTATGATCTTTATgttaattttaagtaaaatataacaCTACATAAGAAAGGAATTGTTTACTACTTTTATTGGTCATTCTTGGTTATAGAGTTAACACTTCAAAGTCATGAATGTAACACCATTTATTATAAGATCTAAAGGTAACCCAGTTTGTTCATAGAAGTAATACTTGAAGCAGATGGTCATCTCGAGTACCTGCTTCCTGGTTTTTCTGCTTTCATAAATCATACTATACGGCCATATGGACCGGAATTCTAGCAGTCATTACAAAGTATTACATCACCATAATAATTGTAAATGACACAGAGATTTAAACTATAGAGGAATATTAACACTATAATAAAGTTTTTGCTCTACTGCGTAAATGAGCCGAGTACTAGTGTTGATTTCAGCTCAGATTGCAAATGGTACCTTAATGAGCAAAAAGGAGTTATTTTTTCGCCATTGAAGCCGTATGTTATCTTTATAAActaaaatgttacctttattgtTGACAAGCATGTTAACCTTATGACAGATAGCTGCCTATATGACCATAAACCGGTATACCTATATTACACGCTGATACATTATATGGTTGTAAAACACATGTACAtgcaaaagacaaaaacaaaaaatacttttGCAAACAGGtcggaaatgaaaattaaaaccaaatatcaaaatgactagttagttttttacgaaaacccatttttttcatttttattttgtttttatatatttctctGCCAATGACCCATCTGGTTTGAAACCTGAGCCATGTAAGTAACTTTGTTATTCCTTCTCCAAACATCAACAGGAGCAATGAAGCTCATTCCGAAATCATTATAgttatttcatatacaatagcAATCAACtctctttttttcagatttatatacaataatatatcttACTATGTTTACTTCAACGGATATCTATGGCTAATCTAGGCTAACATGCACAGCAAATAGTTATCaggtcaaaatatctaaatttcaaaGGTACTTTATATACAGAATACAGACTACAAGTACTGATTGTCCATTTCATATCagtaaaataagaagaaaaacagACACAAAGATAAACATTAGGCATGAGATGTTCATCAAATAACcatttattcatttcaaaaaCCCTTTTAAACTGTTCCGCTGATTTCATACAAAGCCTTGTTGTAAAAGTTCTTCTCTGTTGATATCAGACAATACATCATCCGTATATGAGTTTCTACAAGTAGGGTAAAACATTTAATCATACAAGCACGTTTATGCAAATAATACCTTtgctatattttcattttgagagatatttatttagaataaagatattcaaattttgaaatcaaactgGGGAGTAAATCAGGTGTGTTATAGATTTCTTGACTTGAATTTTTGAAAGTCTCCGCTGCATCTGAATTTAGTTTTATCTGTAAATTGTATCAAAACAACTAGTCTATCTTAAGAACCTGCAGCTTCTTCTTTCCTTCGCAGATGTTTGATACGGCAAGTTTGGTTTTGTCTTTCGAAACACAAACCCGAAACGTATTCTTCATGTTTAACTTATGTGATGACAGGATCACACCGGTTGGCGAAATCTGTACAACGGAGCTGGGATATTTACAGCAGACAAATACACAGTTCACTGGACCGACCGCTATACCTTGTGGTTCCTGGATTCTGCTGTCCCTGACGACGACTCTACTGTTGGTTGTGACGTCATATATGTAAACTATATTCTCGTCTCGGTCACTGATTATCACTTTATCACGTTCACTTATGTATGTGCAGGATACTGCCGCAGGATGATAAGTTttggaatgaaacttcacacttaAGTCTTTCTTCTCTCCTGACACTGAAAGAATACGTGCTAATCTGACGTCACCAAATGCTCCAACAACAAAATGATCGTCGTCCTTTAAACATATTGAATTGTATTGTCCACTTACTTTCACTGTTTTCATATAAGTTATTTCATTAGTTTTACTAACCTGTAGAAATTCTATGTTAGTGCTCCCATCTGCCGCCGCTGTAATAACCATCGTATCTTCAGATAAAGTAACAATACTCAGTGGATGGTAAGACAATTTGTAAGAACAAGTTTTCACcaaacaaacattgaaaaccagtAATGTAGCGTTAAAGTTATCTACCGCTATCAGTCTCCCATCAGGAAGGAAATCCATCCCTGTTAAAAGAGGTTCCCGTTCATCACCTTTTGATTTCTTAAGATCTATGAAGGTTATAAGTTCTAGCTTTACAGGTTTATACCCTCGGACATGATCAATTGTTACTTTACTTGTCTCTGTATTTAGGATCCCGAGACTTTCCATGCCTTCTGTTATTCCTTTTAGTGTCGAGGTTTCATTCAACCTGAATGATATATCAGCAGTTTCAAGCTGATTACATGTTTGCTCGACTAGTTCCTGTACGATTTTGACCTGTTCCTTTATTTCATGTTGAGCTACGAATTTTTGTATAACTGTACCATGGAGACTTACTTCATCTAGAAACTTCAAGGATGTCTGGAAACTCTTAGTAAAAACGTTACAGTTGGAACGACTTTCGTTTCCTTTGTCCAGTTGAAGCTTCATGAATGTAGCGCTGTCTTCCTCGACGTCTTGCAAAAGGTCATCGAACTTTTTATTCATCTGAGCTCTTATATGGTTGATCTTTTCTGGTAGACATTTTACACTGTCACGTAACGATATTTCTGTCGAGTTCCAATGCATTACAGCGGAATCGCATAACTCTTTTGCACAGACCAGTCGTGATCGTACTTCCATACTCGCTTCTTCGGAAACAACTGCGACTTTCTGTATTTCCATGACATTGTTACAGTCCCGGTGATTAATTATGGCACATGCACCACAACAAAGCTTATCGTGGTCGTTACAAAGAAACTGGAACAAATTTCCGTGTGTTACACACCTGTCCAATCCTTCCATATCGATTTTAACTGCCTTTATCGTGATTTCACTTGCTTTCGCCATCTTGTGACCTTTCATAACATCAAAAACATTATGAACGTCCGCGCACTGTGTACATTGAAAATTGTCACAATCATAACAAAACGCTGTAGCAACTGTCTTTTTATCC is a window from the Mercenaria mercenaria strain notata chromosome 7, MADL_Memer_1, whole genome shotgun sequence genome containing:
- the LOC128558749 gene encoding uncharacterized protein LOC128558749; amino-acid sequence: MAELLGENGQVPGRVREEFCLPCARKDKKTVATAFCYDCDNFQCTQCADVHNVFDVMKGHKMAKASEITIKAVKIDMEGLDRCVTHGNLFQFLCNDHDKLCCGACAIINHRDCNNVMEIQKVAVVSEEASMEVRSRLVCAKELCDSAVMHWNSTEISLRDSVKCLPEKINHIRAQMNKKFDDLLQDVEEDSATFMKLQLDKGNESRSNCNVFTKSFQTSLKFLDEVSLHGTVIQKFVAQHEIKEQVKIVQELVEQTCNQLETADISFRLNETSTLKGITEGMESLGILNTETSKVTIDHVRGYKPVKLELITFIDLKKSKGDEREPLLTGMDFLPDGRLIAVDNFNATLLVFNVCLVKTCSYKLSYHPLSIVTLSEDTMVITAAADGSTNIEFLQVSKTNEITYMKTVKVSGQYNSICLKDDDHFVVGAFGDVRLARILSVSGEKKDLSVKFHSKTYHPAAVSCTYISERDKVIISDRDENIVYIYDVTTNSRVVVRDSRIQEPQGIAVGPVNCVFVCCKYPSSVVQISPTGVILSSHKLNMKNTFRVCVSKDKTKLAVSNICEGKKKLQVLKID